One stretch of Streptomyces sp. A2-16 DNA includes these proteins:
- a CDS encoding thiamine pyrophosphate-dependent enzyme, whose protein sequence is MARTVARVIVDALSELGVRQVFGVVGDALNPVTDAIRTTDGLEWVGCRHEEAAAFAASAQAQLSGTLGVCMGTVGPGSVHLLNGLYDAAKSHAPVLAIAGQVPLAELGSDYFQEVDNDALFSDVAVFRATVTSPGQLPQMLETAVRTALGRKGVAVLTVPGDLGDQELTADRSARFSLNAPVSRPDESAVRRAAELLDRSERVTLLVGEGARAARDDVLTLADRLAAPMVLTLKAKAGFEGDANPFQVGQTGLIGNPAAASALQDADTLLLLGTDFPYRDWYPEGRTVVQVDTDATHIGRRVPVEVGLVGDTGATVRDLLSHLATTPAGREETRDGSDSEGARDRSDSEGAHDRSGSEGARDRSGSEGARDRSGSEGAHDRSASASAPAQAHDRSAPAPARDRSHLTKARDRYDRWRDGQARLADPGHDKGLVGRVRSALDNRGKDIRPEALAAVVDRVAADDAVFTSDTGMATVWLSRFVEMRGERRLIGSYNLGSMANAMPHALGAQCLDRDRQVVAFCGDGGLSMLLGDLMTLKTYKLPVKLVVFDNRRLGMVKLEQEQAGLPEFGTVLDNPDFASVARAMGIPGIRVTEPAALEDSVRRAFRTEGPVLLDVLTNPDEIAVPAKPTVEQGWGFAVAKMKEALRSIGEPDGR, encoded by the coding sequence GTGGCCCGTACCGTTGCCCGAGTCATCGTGGACGCCTTGAGCGAACTCGGCGTGCGTCAGGTCTTCGGCGTCGTGGGAGACGCCCTCAACCCCGTCACGGACGCCATCCGCACCACGGACGGCCTCGAATGGGTGGGATGCCGGCACGAGGAGGCGGCTGCATTCGCCGCGAGCGCCCAGGCGCAGCTCAGCGGGACCCTCGGGGTGTGCATGGGCACGGTCGGACCGGGTTCCGTGCACCTGCTCAACGGCCTCTACGACGCGGCCAAGTCGCACGCCCCGGTGCTGGCGATCGCCGGCCAGGTGCCGCTCGCCGAGCTCGGCAGCGACTACTTCCAGGAGGTCGACAACGACGCCCTCTTCAGCGACGTGGCCGTCTTCCGCGCGACCGTCACCTCTCCCGGCCAGCTCCCGCAGATGCTGGAGACGGCCGTCCGCACCGCGCTGGGCCGCAAGGGCGTCGCCGTCCTCACCGTGCCGGGCGACCTCGGCGACCAGGAGCTGACCGCGGACCGGTCAGCCCGGTTCTCCCTGAACGCTCCGGTGAGCCGGCCCGACGAGTCCGCCGTTCGTCGCGCCGCCGAACTCCTCGACCGCTCCGAACGCGTCACCCTGCTCGTCGGGGAGGGCGCCCGTGCCGCCCGCGACGACGTCCTCACCCTCGCCGACCGCCTCGCCGCGCCGATGGTGCTCACCCTGAAGGCCAAGGCGGGCTTCGAGGGCGACGCCAACCCCTTCCAGGTCGGGCAGACGGGGCTGATCGGCAACCCCGCGGCGGCCTCCGCCCTCCAGGACGCGGACACGCTCCTGCTGCTCGGCACCGACTTCCCCTACCGGGACTGGTATCCCGAGGGACGCACGGTCGTCCAGGTGGACACCGACGCCACCCACATCGGACGCCGGGTCCCGGTGGAGGTAGGACTCGTGGGCGACACCGGCGCCACCGTGCGCGACCTCCTGAGCCACCTCGCCACCACCCCGGCCGGCAGGGAGGAGACGCGGGACGGCTCGGACTCGGAGGGGGCGCGGGACCGTTCGGACTCGGAGGGGGCGCACGACCGTTCGGGCTCGGAGGGGGCGCGGGACCGTTCGGGCTCGGAGGGGGCGCGGGACCGTTCGGGCTCGGAGGGGGCGCACGACCGTTCGGCCTCGGCCTCGGCGCCGGCGCAGGCGCACGACCGCTCCGCCCCGGCCCCGGCGCGCGACCGCTCGCACCTGACCAAGGCGCGCGACCGCTACGACCGCTGGCGGGACGGTCAGGCCCGGCTCGCCGACCCCGGACACGACAAGGGGCTCGTCGGCCGGGTCCGCTCCGCGCTGGACAACCGTGGGAAGGACATCCGCCCCGAGGCGCTGGCCGCCGTCGTGGACCGGGTCGCGGCCGACGACGCGGTCTTCACCTCCGACACCGGCATGGCCACGGTGTGGCTCTCGCGTTTCGTCGAGATGCGCGGCGAGCGGCGGCTGATCGGCTCCTACAACCTCGGGTCGATGGCCAACGCCATGCCGCACGCACTGGGCGCCCAGTGCCTCGACCGGGACCGCCAGGTGGTCGCCTTCTGCGGCGACGGCGGGCTGAGCATGCTGCTCGGCGATCTCATGACCCTGAAGACGTACAAGCTGCCCGTCAAGCTCGTCGTCTTCGACAACCGGCGCCTGGGCATGGTGAAACTCGAACAGGAACAGGCCGGGCTGCCCGAGTTCGGCACCGTGCTCGACAATCCCGACTTCGCCTCCGTGGCCCGGGCCATGGGCATCCCCGGCATCCGCGTGACGGAGCCCGCCGCACTCGAGGACAGCGTGCGCCGGGCGTTCCGCACCGAGGGCCCGGTCCTCCTCGACGTCCTCACCAACCCCGACGAGATCGCCGTTCCCGCCAAACCGACGGTCGAGCAGGGCTGGGGTTTCGCGGTGGCCAAGATGAAGGAGGCGTTGCGGAGCATCGGGGAGCCGGACGGGCGCTGA
- a CDS encoding RNA polymerase sigma factor SigF, which produces MTTTTVRTAEQTVDIPEIAEPSKVAPKDARELSRLFFEQLAVLEEGTPEYQYARNTLIEMNMSLVRYAAGRFRSRGPEEMEDIVQVGMIGLIKAIDRFELTREVEFTSFAVPYIVGEIKRFFRDTSWAVHVPRRLQEARVQLARANEELHSRLGRMPTIAELSELMSLPEDEVVEARLASNGYRSASLDAAINGSEDGEAALADFIGDEDGALALVEDFHALAPMIAELGERDRQIIHWRFVDELTQAQIGERLGISQMHVSRLINRLLARLREGMLSTQ; this is translated from the coding sequence ATGACGACGACCACCGTGCGGACCGCTGAGCAGACCGTGGACATTCCGGAGATAGCGGAGCCCTCCAAGGTCGCGCCCAAGGACGCGCGCGAGTTGTCGCGGCTGTTCTTCGAGCAGCTCGCGGTGCTGGAGGAGGGCACGCCCGAGTACCAGTACGCGCGCAACACGCTGATCGAGATGAACATGTCCCTGGTCCGCTACGCGGCCGGCCGGTTCCGCAGCCGCGGTCCGGAGGAGATGGAGGACATCGTCCAGGTCGGCATGATCGGCCTGATCAAGGCGATCGACCGGTTCGAGCTGACCCGCGAGGTCGAGTTCACCTCCTTCGCCGTCCCCTACATCGTCGGTGAGATCAAGCGGTTCTTCCGCGACACCTCCTGGGCCGTCCACGTGCCCCGGCGTCTGCAGGAAGCCCGCGTCCAGCTGGCCCGCGCCAACGAGGAACTGCACAGCCGGCTCGGCCGCATGCCCACGATCGCCGAACTGTCCGAGCTGATGAGTCTTCCGGAGGACGAGGTCGTCGAGGCCCGGCTGGCCTCCAACGGGTACAGGTCGGCCTCCCTGGACGCGGCGATCAACGGCAGCGAGGACGGCGAGGCCGCACTGGCGGACTTCATCGGCGACGAGGACGGGGCCCTCGCCCTGGTCGAGGACTTCCACGCTCTCGCGCCGATGATCGCCGAACTGGGCGAACGCGACCGGCAGATCATCCACTGGCGCTTCGTCGACGAACTCACCCAGGCCCAGATCGGCGAGCGCCTCGGCATCTCCCAGATGCATGTCTCCCGTCTGATCAACCGCCTCCTGGCCCGTCTGCGCGAAGGCATGCTCAGCACCCAGTGA
- a CDS encoding YihY/virulence factor BrkB family protein, translated as MDDADGRTARWGAALRRTPVSVWNDDVTDWAAALTYYAVLALFPSLLVILSILGLALPAAEPGVIDRIVQATPAASRELLRGALREMAGQSSTAWTLIFVGGTGALWSGCSYLSVFRRALYSMHRIDADRPVWRTAPRILATALVLLALLLASTLALLLSGGLFRRLGSALDLGTGPQAAWDTLRWPVIAAVAVALVLVLYRSGPSRSRPIGRMAPGGTLAVALLLAVSLGFAVYTSHVGTYNRLYGSLAGVVVFLVWLWLSNLALLVGAQFNAELSKAGHGERSGTGEGAGTGSLTPPSVTGC; from the coding sequence ATGGATGACGCGGACGGTCGCACGGCCCGATGGGGGGCGGCGCTGCGCCGTACTCCGGTGTCCGTCTGGAACGACGACGTCACGGACTGGGCCGCGGCGCTGACCTACTACGCGGTGCTGGCCCTGTTCCCGTCGCTGCTGGTGATCCTCTCGATCCTCGGTCTGGCCCTGCCCGCCGCCGAGCCGGGCGTCATCGACCGCATCGTGCAGGCCACTCCGGCCGCGTCCCGCGAGCTGCTGCGCGGCGCCCTGCGGGAGATGGCCGGGCAGTCGTCGACGGCATGGACGCTGATCTTCGTCGGCGGGACGGGTGCCCTGTGGTCGGGATGCAGCTATCTGAGCGTCTTCCGTCGGGCGCTGTACTCGATGCACCGCATCGACGCGGACCGGCCGGTCTGGCGGACCGCTCCGCGCATCCTCGCCACGGCCCTGGTGCTGCTCGCCCTGCTCCTCGCGTCGACCCTCGCGCTGCTGCTCAGCGGCGGTCTCTTCCGGCGGCTGGGCAGCGCGCTGGATCTCGGCACCGGGCCGCAGGCCGCCTGGGACACGCTGCGGTGGCCGGTCATCGCGGCGGTGGCCGTCGCCCTGGTACTCGTTCTGTACCGTTCGGGTCCGTCGCGCTCCCGCCCCATCGGCCGGATGGCACCCGGTGGCACCCTGGCGGTGGCCCTCCTGCTGGCCGTCTCCCTCGGGTTCGCCGTGTACACCTCGCACGTCGGCACGTACAACCGCCTGTACGGCTCGCTCGCGGGCGTCGTGGTGTTCCTGGTCTGGCTGTGGCTGTCCAACCTGGCACTTCTGGTCGGCGCCCAGTTCAACGCGGAGCTGTCGAAGGCCGGTCACGGGGAGCGATCCGGTACCGGGGAGGGGGCAGGTACCGGATCGCTCACCCCGCCGTCCGTCACTGGGTGCTGA
- a CDS encoding phospholipase D-like domain-containing protein, with translation MTLGGRPAPPAPDTAPDLAARKQRLRRRLERLIGVAATEGNVLVPLRNGDRIFPAMLEAIRSARHTIDMMTFVYWRGQIARDFAEALAERARAGVRVRLLLDGFGAKEIERRLLDLMSDAGVQVAWFRKPAWLSPFKQNHRCHRKALVVDEDTAFTGGVGIAEEWCGDARNPSEWRDTHVQVRGPAVDGIAAAFAQNWAECHDELFDTRDRFTEHRQAGSSVVQVVRGSASIGWQDMQTLIRVMLSSAEERFRLATAYFAPDAYFIDLLCETARRGVRVEILLPGPHTDQRACQLAGQHHYTRLLRAGVHIRQYQPTMMHAKIITVDSVASLIGSTNFNRRSMDHDEEVMLAVLDEEFTAVLDRDYDADLERSVDIDLHRWRRRAVLQRVEEAAVGPIRRFL, from the coding sequence GTGACACTCGGCGGCAGACCCGCACCACCCGCACCGGACACCGCCCCCGACCTCGCGGCGCGCAAGCAGCGTCTGCGCCGCCGTCTGGAGCGGCTGATCGGTGTGGCCGCGACCGAGGGCAACGTTCTGGTGCCGCTGCGCAACGGCGATCGGATCTTCCCCGCGATGCTCGAGGCGATCCGTTCCGCCCGGCACACCATCGACATGATGACGTTCGTGTACTGGCGGGGGCAGATCGCCCGGGACTTCGCCGAGGCGCTGGCCGAGCGCGCCCGCGCGGGGGTACGGGTGCGCCTGCTGCTCGACGGCTTCGGCGCCAAGGAGATCGAGCGGCGGCTGCTGGACCTCATGAGCGACGCGGGCGTGCAGGTGGCCTGGTTCCGCAAGCCCGCGTGGCTGTCGCCGTTCAAGCAGAACCACCGCTGCCATCGCAAGGCGCTCGTCGTCGACGAGGACACCGCCTTCACCGGCGGCGTCGGGATCGCGGAGGAGTGGTGCGGCGACGCGCGCAACCCTTCCGAGTGGCGGGACACGCACGTCCAGGTGCGCGGTCCGGCCGTCGACGGCATCGCGGCCGCGTTCGCGCAGAACTGGGCGGAGTGCCACGACGAACTCTTCGACACCCGCGACCGCTTCACCGAACACCGGCAGGCCGGCTCGTCGGTGGTGCAGGTCGTCCGCGGCTCCGCGAGCATCGGTTGGCAGGACATGCAGACCCTCATCCGGGTCATGCTCAGCTCCGCCGAGGAACGCTTCCGGCTGGCCACCGCATACTTCGCTCCGGACGCCTACTTCATCGACCTGCTGTGCGAGACGGCTCGGCGCGGCGTGCGGGTCGAGATCCTGCTGCCCGGTCCCCACACCGACCAGCGCGCCTGTCAGCTGGCCGGTCAGCACCACTACACGCGGCTGTTGCGGGCCGGTGTGCACATTCGTCAGTACCAGCCGACCATGATGCACGCCAAGATCATCACCGTGGACTCGGTGGCCTCCCTCATCGGGTCCACCAACTTCAACCGCCGGTCCATGGACCACGACGAGGAAGTGATGCTCGCCGTCCTGGACGAGGAGTTCACCGCCGTCCTCGACCGGGACTACGACGCGGACCTCGAACGCAGTGTGGACATCGACCTGCACCGGTGGAGACGGCGGGCCGTGCTGCAACGCGTCGAGGAGGCCGCGGTCGGACCGATCCGGCGCTTCCTGTGA
- a CDS encoding pyridoxal phosphate-dependent aminotransferase — protein sequence MRISQRAQSVAPFYAMEFGKHAAALEAEGHHVVKLSLGEPDFGAPPAVLDALREAVGSRPMSYTGALGLPELRQAIARFYGDQHGVDIAPGRVVVTAGASAALVLGAAALVDPGDEVLIADPSYPCNRQIAESFGARVTLVPTSAASRYQLDTASVRSHWTDRTRGIMVASPSNPTGTSVPADELAAICELARERGAWRIVDEIYLDLGDHDEHGRPPRSALSYDPEAIVINSFSKYFGMTGWRLGWCVVPDALVPAMERLAQNYMICASTPAQHAALACFTPESLAVCEERRAEFGRRRTLVLDGLAQLGLPVPVPPDGAFYVYFDVSGTGLTSWEFCGRALKEAHVALTPGRDFGVGTADTHVRLSYAASAEELREGIARLGKFVATLSQA from the coding sequence ATGAGGATCTCGCAACGCGCCCAGTCCGTCGCGCCGTTCTACGCCATGGAGTTCGGCAAGCACGCGGCGGCGCTGGAGGCCGAGGGGCACCACGTCGTCAAACTCAGCCTCGGCGAACCGGACTTCGGGGCGCCGCCGGCCGTGCTCGACGCGCTCCGGGAGGCCGTGGGCAGCCGGCCCATGAGCTACACCGGGGCGCTCGGCCTGCCCGAGCTCCGGCAGGCGATCGCGCGGTTCTACGGCGATCAGCACGGCGTCGACATCGCCCCGGGCCGGGTCGTGGTGACCGCCGGGGCGTCGGCCGCGCTGGTGCTGGGCGCCGCCGCGCTCGTCGATCCCGGGGACGAGGTGCTGATCGCCGACCCGTCCTACCCCTGCAACCGGCAGATCGCCGAGAGCTTCGGGGCGCGGGTCACCCTCGTGCCCACCAGCGCCGCATCGCGGTACCAGCTGGACACGGCGTCCGTGCGCTCGCACTGGACGGACCGCACCCGCGGGATCATGGTCGCCAGCCCCTCCAACCCGACCGGCACCTCGGTACCGGCCGACGAGCTGGCCGCGATCTGCGAGCTGGCCCGGGAGCGGGGCGCCTGGCGGATCGTCGACGAGATCTACCTCGACCTGGGCGACCACGACGAGCACGGGCGACCGCCGCGCAGCGCGCTGTCGTACGACCCGGAAGCGATCGTCATCAACAGCTTCTCGAAGTACTTCGGGATGACCGGCTGGCGGCTGGGCTGGTGCGTGGTGCCCGACGCGCTCGTGCCGGCGATGGAGCGGCTGGCCCAGAACTACATGATCTGTGCCTCCACCCCCGCCCAGCACGCCGCGCTCGCGTGCTTCACGCCCGAGTCGCTCGCCGTGTGCGAGGAGCGGCGGGCCGAGTTCGGGCGGCGGCGGACGCTCGTGCTCGACGGGCTCGCGCAGCTCGGGCTGCCGGTGCCCGTGCCGCCCGACGGGGCTTTCTACGTCTACTTCGACGTCAGCGGCACCGGGCTCACCTCGTGGGAGTTCTGCGGACGGGCGCTGAAGGAGGCGCACGTCGCCCTCACGCCGGGGCGGGACTTCGGCGTGGGCACCGCCGACACGCATGTACGGCTGTCCTACGCGGCCTCGGCCGAGGAGCTGCGCGAGGGGATCGCGCGGCTCGGGAAGTTCGTGGCCACGCTGTCGCAGGCATGA
- the katG gene encoding catalase/peroxidase HPI → MSENPDAIVTDAKTDGTGGCPVAHGRAPHPTQGGGNRQWWPERLNLKILAKDPVVANPLGADFDYAEAFQALDLDAVKRDIAEVLTTSQDWWPADFGNYGPLMIRMAWHSAGTYRISDGRGGGGRGQQRFAPLNSWPDNGNLDKARRLLWPVKKKYGQSISWADLMILTGNVALETMGFTTFGFGGGRADVWEADEDVYWGPETTWLDDQRYTGDRELENPLGAVQMGLIYVNPEGPNGNPDPLAAARDIRETFRRMAMNDEETVALIAGGHTFGKTHGAGPADAVGNDPEAASMEEQGLGWKSTYGTGKGGDAITSGLEVTWTTKPTQWSNDFFDILFGYEWELTQSPAGANQWVAKDAQAIIPDAHSDSKKLPTMLTTDLSLRFDPIYGEISKRFHENPDQFADAFARAWYKLTHRDLGPKSLYLGPEVPAETLLWQDPLPQAEGVAIDAADVAALKAKVLETGLTVSQLVSTAWASASTFRGSDKRGGANGARIRLEPQRGWEVNDPEQLAQVLRVLEGVQAEFNAGAKKVSLADLIVLAGAAAVEKAAKDAGVEVEVPFTPGRVDATEEHTDVESFAALEPVADGFRNYLGKGNRLPAEYLLLDRANLLTLSAPEMTVLVGGLRVLGANQGGAAHGVFTDRPGVLTNDFFVNLLDLGTTWKSTSQDQTAFEGRDAETGKLKWTGTRADLVFGSNSELRALAEVYASDDAKEKFVKDFVDAWVKVSNLDRFDLV, encoded by the coding sequence ATGTCTGAGAACCCCGATGCAATCGTCACCGACGCCAAGACCGACGGCACCGGTGGCTGCCCGGTCGCGCACGGGCGCGCCCCGCACCCGACGCAGGGCGGCGGCAACCGCCAGTGGTGGCCTGAGCGCCTCAACCTGAAGATCCTTGCCAAGGACCCGGTCGTCGCGAACCCGCTCGGCGCGGACTTCGACTACGCCGAGGCCTTCCAGGCCCTGGACCTTGACGCCGTGAAACGGGACATCGCCGAGGTGCTCACCACCTCGCAGGACTGGTGGCCGGCCGACTTCGGCAACTACGGCCCGCTGATGATCCGTATGGCCTGGCACAGCGCCGGCACCTACCGCATCAGCGACGGCCGCGGCGGTGGCGGCCGCGGTCAGCAGCGCTTCGCGCCGCTGAACAGCTGGCCGGACAACGGCAACCTGGACAAGGCCCGCCGTCTGCTGTGGCCGGTGAAGAAGAAGTACGGCCAGTCCATCTCCTGGGCCGACCTCATGATCCTCACCGGCAACGTCGCGCTGGAGACGATGGGCTTTACGACCTTCGGCTTCGGCGGCGGCCGCGCCGACGTCTGGGAGGCCGACGAGGACGTCTACTGGGGTCCCGAGACCACCTGGCTCGACGACCAGCGCTACACCGGCGACCGTGAGCTGGAGAACCCGCTCGGCGCCGTCCAGATGGGCCTCATCTACGTCAACCCCGAGGGCCCCAACGGCAACCCGGACCCGCTGGCCGCGGCCCGCGACATCCGTGAGACCTTCCGCCGGATGGCGATGAACGACGAGGAGACCGTCGCCCTCATCGCCGGTGGTCACACCTTCGGCAAGACCCACGGCGCCGGTCCGGCCGACGCGGTCGGCAACGACCCCGAGGCCGCCTCCATGGAGGAGCAGGGCCTGGGCTGGAAGTCCACCTACGGCACCGGCAAGGGCGGCGACGCCATCACCTCCGGTCTCGAGGTGACCTGGACCACCAAGCCCACCCAGTGGAGCAACGACTTCTTCGACATCCTCTTCGGCTACGAGTGGGAGCTCACCCAGAGCCCCGCCGGCGCCAACCAGTGGGTGGCCAAGGACGCGCAGGCGATCATCCCCGACGCCCACAGCGACTCCAAGAAGCTGCCCACCATGCTCACCACGGACCTCTCGCTGCGCTTCGACCCGATCTACGGCGAGATCTCCAAGCGCTTCCACGAGAACCCCGACCAGTTCGCGGACGCCTTCGCCCGTGCCTGGTACAAGCTGACCCACCGTGACCTGGGCCCGAAGTCCCTCTACCTCGGCCCGGAGGTCCCGGCGGAGACCCTGCTGTGGCAGGACCCGCTGCCGCAGGCCGAGGGCGTGGCCATCGACGCCGCCGACGTGGCGGCCCTGAAGGCCAAGGTCCTGGAGACAGGTCTGACCGTCTCGCAGCTGGTGTCCACCGCGTGGGCCTCGGCGTCCACCTTCCGCGGCAGCGACAAGCGCGGCGGTGCCAACGGTGCCCGCATCCGCCTGGAGCCGCAGCGCGGCTGGGAGGTCAACGACCCGGAGCAGCTCGCCCAGGTCCTGCGGGTCCTGGAGGGTGTCCAGGCCGAGTTCAACGCCGGTGCCAAGAAGGTCTCCCTGGCCGACCTGATCGTCCTCGCGGGTGCCGCGGCGGTCGAGAAGGCCGCCAAGGACGCCGGCGTCGAGGTGGAGGTCCCCTTCACCCCGGGCCGTGTGGACGCGACCGAGGAGCACACCGACGTCGAGTCCTTCGCGGCGCTGGAGCCGGTCGCGGACGGCTTCCGCAACTACCTGGGCAAGGGCAACCGCCTGCCGGCCGAGTACCTGCTGCTCGACCGCGCCAACCTGCTCACCCTGAGCGCCCCCGAGATGACCGTCCTCGTCGGTGGTCTGCGCGTCCTCGGCGCCAACCAGGGCGGCGCGGCGCACGGCGTCTTCACCGACCGTCCGGGCGTCCTGACCAACGACTTCTTCGTCAACCTGCTCGACCTGGGCACGACGTGGAAGTCCACCTCGCAGGACCAGACGGCGTTCGAGGGCCGCGACGCGGAGACGGGCAAGCTGAAGTGGACCGGCACCCGTGCCGACCTGGTCTTCGGCTCCAACTCCGAGCTGCGCGCGCTCGCCGAGGTCTACGCGAGCGACGACGCGAAGGAGAAGTTCGTGAAGGACTTCGTCGACGCGTGGGTCAAGGTCTCGAACCTGGACCGCTTCGACCTGGTCTGA
- a CDS encoding Fur family transcriptional regulator: MTAPQLPNTAAELRGAGLRVTAARVALLETVRAGDHLPVDAIATGVRDRLGHISLQAVYEALHSLAAAGLVRRIEPPGSPARFEGRVGDNHHHLVCRSCGAVVDVDCAVGHAPCLTASDDRGFSIDEAEVIYWGLCPACSPQAVTSAP; encoded by the coding sequence ATGACCGCCCCCCAGCTTCCGAACACCGCCGCTGAGCTGCGCGGTGCCGGCCTGCGGGTGACGGCCGCGCGCGTCGCGCTGCTCGAGACCGTTCGGGCCGGTGACCACCTCCCGGTCGACGCGATCGCCACGGGAGTGCGCGACCGTCTCGGCCATATATCCCTCCAGGCCGTCTACGAGGCCCTGCACTCGCTCGCCGCGGCGGGGCTCGTGCGGCGCATCGAGCCGCCGGGCAGCCCGGCCCGGTTCGAGGGGAGGGTCGGGGACAACCACCATCACCTGGTCTGCCGGTCGTGCGGGGCCGTCGTCGACGTCGACTGTGCCGTCGGTCACGCGCCCTGTCTGACAGCTTCCGACGACCGCGGCTTCTCGATCGACGAGGCCGAGGTCATCTACTGGGGCCTGTGCCCCGCGTGTTCCCCCCAAGCCGTTACTTCAGCACCCTGA